One Maribacter sp. HTCC2170 genomic window, GCATAAAACCATCGCCACAACAGGAATAGCTTTCGATGCATTGATTGTTCCAGCTCTTTTGTGGAAACCAACCAGAAAAGCCGCCTTTTTGGTTTCAATTTTCTTTCACCTATTTAACTCCATAGTATTTCAAATTGGAATTTTTCCCTATTTGGCCCTTGCGTTCACAGTTTTCTTTTTTGAAGCGGACACCATTCGGAATATTTTTTTCAAAAAGAAGAATGCCGTAACAAAACCATATGTCAAAGCTCCTTCCAACAAGAAATTGCTTCTGTACGCTAGTGGTTTATATTTTTGTGTCCAGTTGCTATTACCCATCAGACACCATTTTATTGAAGATAAAGTTTTATGGACCGAAGAAGGGCATCGTTTAAGTTGGCGTATGATGCTTAGGAGTAGAACTGGCAAAATCCAATTCAAGGTGGTCAAAAATATAACTGGAGAATCCCAAATAGTAAAACTAGAAGATCATCTATCCAAAAAGCAAATGAGGAAAATTGGTGCTTATCCCGATTTCATATGGCAATTTGCACAATACCTAAGGAATGAACATAATACCAACGGAGACGAGGTCTCAGTCTACGCATTAAATTCAAAAGTCAGTATTAATGGTAAACCCTACAAATCATTCATAGACCCCAAAGTAGATCTAGCTAGTGAGAAATGGAGTCATTTTGGACATCATAATTGGATTTTACCTTCTGATAAAACGAAATGAACAAAGGGCCTTTTTAGAAAGCCACCGCACGCTGACATAGTTGTAAAGGCATTCCCCAAGGGTCTCGCAACATAACTAGAAGACTGCCATCATTTTTCACTACTTCTTCGACAAAAGAAGCGCCTTTATCCAATAAACGACATTTATCTTCTTCAGCTTTTTCTGAAACAAAAGCCACGTGGAATGTCAATGGATGCTGGGCTTTGAAATTGCTAATAAGCTCATCGGGCCTATGATAAAGCTCCAAAACCACTCTCTCAGAAGAATCTGCAAGAAAGGTCATAAAAGGAGGTTTTTCTTGCTGGTCTACAACTACAAGACCCAGATTATCAATATACCATTTAACTACAAAATGGATATCATTTACGTTTAAAGCAAAATGTTCGAAGACCATGAGAATTCTCTTTTAAATACATCTAAGATAAATATATACCTAAAATCACAAGATTAGCTTAAATTTGCACGATTAAAGTCAAAACAAATGCTACAATTACAGGCAATTCGAGAGAATAGGGATAGATTAGAGATCGCTCTTAAAAAAAGAAACATTGACGCCACCCAAATATTTGAGAACGTAGTTCAATTAGATGAGAAAAGGCGTGCCACCCAATCCGAGCTAGACAACACCTTAGCCGAATCCAATAGGCTGTCTAAAGAAATTGGCGAACTTTTCAAAAGCGGAAGAGCTCAAGATGCAAATGTTCTTAAAGAAAAGACCAGCGGATTAAAAGAAGAGTCAAAACGTTTGGGAGAGGAACTTAATACTACTGCTGAGGAGTTACAGAATTTACTTTATCAAATACCTAACATTCCACACGATTTAGTACCTGCAGGTAACTCTGAAAATGATAATGAAGAGATTTTCAAAGAAGGGACAGTGCCTACCTTGTCGGCTGAGGCAATACCACATTGGGAGCTGGCAAAGAAATATGACATTATTGACTTTGAACTTGGTGTAAAAATCACTGGTGCCGGTTTTCCTGTATACAAAGGTAAAGGTGCGCGATTGCAACGTGCATTGATCGCTTATTTTTTAGATAAAAACACAGAAGCCGGTTATACTGAGATGCAAGTACCACTTCTTGTGAATGAGGCTTCAGGTTATGGCACAGGACAATTGCCCGACAAAGAAGGTCAAATGTACCATGTTGGCGCCGATGACCTCTACTTGATTCCTACGGCAGAAGTACCTGTAACCAATATTTTTAGGGATGTTATTTTAAATGAAAGTGATTTTCCTATTTGTTATACGGGTTACACACCTTGTTTCAGAAGAGAAGCAGGTAGCTATGGCGCCCACGTTCGTGGATTAAATCGTTTACATCAATTTGATAAAGTAGAAATTGTTCGTGTTGAACATCCTTCAAAATCTTATGAAGCTTTAGACGGAATGGTTGAGCACGTCAAAACCATTTTACGTGAGTTGAAATTGCCATACAGAATTTTGCGTCTTTGTGGCGGAGATCTTGGTTTTACGGCTGCCTTGACCTATGATTTCGAAGTATTCTCTACCGCACAAGACCGCTGGTTAGAGATTAGTTCAGTTTCCAATTTTGAGGCCTACCAAGCCAATAGGTTAAAACTTAGGTTCAAAGATGAAAATGGGAAAAACAATTTGGCCCATACTTTAAACGGCAGTTCTTTGGCATTACCGAGGGTTTTGGCTGGTATCCTTGAGAACTATCAAACACCAGAAGGCATAAAAATCCCGGAAGTACTGGTTCCATATTGTGGATTCGATATAATCAATTAAGAGGGTTTTGCATAAACCATAACATGAGCTTTGCTCATTCTACGTATCTTTGGTAAAAACGTGCTTTTGAGGTTGTCCTTGGTCATTTTTGTTTTATTCTTTTCGCAGATTGTATTATCGCAAGATGATTTTTTAGCGAAACAGTATTTTAATGATGGGGATTTTGAAAAGGCAGTTGTGTTTTTTGAAAAATTAGTTGAAACAAACCCAAGAAGAACTGATTATATAGAGGGTTTGATTGCCTGTTATCAGCAATTGGAACGTTATAAAGAAGCTGAGGATTACTTAATTCAAAAGATAAATGAAAGTAATTTTTATCCTATATTTCTTGTTGAACTTGGGCATAACCATTCGCTTCAAAACCAGACTGAAAAAGCCAGCGAATATTATGAAAAAGCATTGACCAAAATTGATGAAAATCCTAATTTCGGCTATAGTATTGCCTTTCGCTTTCAGAAATATTCCCTTCTAAAATATGCTTTAAAGGCTTATTCAAGAGCCATGGAATTAAATCCGAAACTGGATTTCAACTATCAATTGGCCCGTATCTATGGGGAACAAGGGGATGTTGATAAAATGTACGGTTCGTATTTGAACTTACTTGTTAATGGTAAAACGTCAAAATCAAATGTTTTGAGAAGTATTGATGATTTTATTTCTTCCGATCCCGAAAACGAAAACAATATAATACTCAAAAAACTATTGCTTCAAAACGCCCAGCAAAACCCCGACGTACTTTGGAACGATTTGCTAAGCTGGCTATTTGTACAACAAAAACAGTATAATAGTGCTTTTAGACAAGAGAAAGCCATTTTTAGAAGAATGCAAGGAGGTTCTATTCAGCGCTTGATTAGTCTTGGGAATTTGGCCCTGGATGATAGTGAAAAGGAAATCGCAAGAGCCATTTATGGGTACGTCTCTGAAAAATCAGCCGATGAGGTCACAAGATTGAATGCACAATTGAGTTTGATTGATATTCAATTAATGGATGCCAAAGAAAAAACGTTGGTCGAGGTTGAAAAACGATATAAGGCCTTAGTCGAAACCCATGGGTATAAAAATCAGACCTTACAGTTACAGATTGCTTATGCCAATTTTTTAACCTTTAGACGAGACACTCCCCAGCCGGCAATTGACATTCTTAAAAACTGTTTGGAATTGCCTTTGAATGCACGTGGTAACGCCTACATTAAACTAGCATTGGGAGATATTTTGGTTTACGACAAAAAGTTTAATCAGGCTTTGATTTATTTTTCGCAAATACAAAAAAAACTAAAAAACGATGTTCTTGGTCAGAATGCCAGGTTCAAAGTCGCCCAAACGAGTTTTTATAAAGGTGATTTTGACTGGTCACTTACGCAATTGAAAGTTCTTCGAGGTTCTACCTCCCAGCTAATTGCCAATGATGCCATGCAATTGAGTTTGTTGATCTCAGACAATTCATTGGAGGATTCAACGCAAACGGCATTAAAAAAATATGCCCGTGCAGACCTATTGGCGTATCAAAACAAGACAAAAGAGGCAATCACCGCATTGGACGATATTCTTCAAAATCATAAGGGGGAGAAGATTGAAGATGAAGCTTTACTCAAACAAGGGGAGCTACTCGTTAGCATAAAAGACTATGATGCAGCAAAATTCAATTACCAAAAAATTATTGAATTCTATACCAGTGATATATTGGCCGATGACGCCTACTTTGCTTTGGGAGAGTTGTACAGGAATGTTTTGAATGAACCAGAGAAGGCAAAGGAGCACTATGAAAAAATCATCTACAATTATCAGGACAGTTATTATTTTCCCCAAGCACGTAAGAATTTTAGGTTGTTGCGGGGAGACAGTATAAATTAAGTGTTAGAACAATTATCAGATTCTAAAAAGAGATTGAAGCCAAAAAACATGTACATATATAACGTTACTACCAATATTGAAGAATCGGCCCACGACCAATGGTTAAAATGGATGAATGAAACCCATATTCCAGATGTATTGGCGACCGGTAAATTCCTGTCGGCCAAAATGTGCAAGGTTTTGGTTGAGGAAGATATGGGAGGTGTTACATATTCAGTACAGTTTACCACTGTTGACAAAGAAACGCTTTTGGCATACTACAAAGAAGATGCCCCCAAATTGAGGAATGATGCTCAACAATTGTTTTCCAATAAATTTGTTTCGTTCCGAACTGAACTTGAAGTCATTAGTGAACATTGAATTTATGGGAAAAAGAAAAAAGAAGAGTTCAGGTTCTTATAAGAAAAATAAAAAACACTACTCCGAAAAAGGGCCGGTAAAGGCTAAAAAACATCTGGGACAACATTTCTTAAAAGATGAATCAATTGCCAAACAGATAGCTGAAACTCTTTCGTTTGTTGGCTATAAAAATGTAATTGAAATTGGGCCAGGTACTGGAGTGCTTACAAAGTATCTACTTCAAAACGAAATTGACCTTGTGGCGATGGATTTAGACTCAGAATCAATAGTTTACCTCAATAACAATTTTGCTCTCGAGCACCCCGAAATCCTAGGCAAGAAAAGCAGTTTAAAAGTAGTTGAAGCAGATTTCCTAAAGTACAACTTAGGCCTATTGTTTGATTCAGAACCTTTCGCCATCACTGGAAATTTCCCTTATAACATTTCTACCCAAATCGTATTCAAAATGCTTGAGCTTAAAGCACAGGTGCCTGAATTTTCAGGAATGTTCCAAAAAGAGGTTGCAGAACGTATCTGTGCAAGCGAGGGCAATAAAACCTACGGTATTCTTTCGGTTTTAACTCAAGCCTTTTATAATGCCGATTATCTTTTCACCGTTGAACCGGAAGTCTTTGACCCACCGCCAAAAGTACATTCTGGAGTAATGCGTTTAGTGCGTAAGGATGATTTTGAACTTGGATGCGACGAAAGATTATTCTTTAGAGTAGTAAAAACAGCATTCAACCAAAGAAGAAAAACTTTACGAAATAGTTTAAAAAGCTTTGACCTTTCCAATATTCTCAAAGAAGATGCTATATTTGACCAACGCCCTGAACAATTGACCGTTTCGGAATTTATAGAGTTGGCAAAGAAGATAGCAGATGACACCATTTAAACTCACAGATGAGCTTCTTGAAGAGATTAAACAACTGATCGAGGACCAGCAAAACGCAAAGCTGGAAACTCTTTTGGAAGAGGTGCATTATGCCGATATCGCTGAAATTGTAGATGAGTTGAATGAGGAAGAATCCATTTACCTCATTAAACTACTGGATAGTGATAAAACCTCTGATGTACTTACTGAGCTAGATGAAGATGTAAGAGAGGTGATTCTAAATAATCTTTCTGTTAAAGAGATTGCAGAAGAGCTCGAAGAATTAGATACAGATGACGCAGCTGATATTGTTGGGGAACTTCCCGATGAAATTGTTCAAGAGGTTATTTCCGAAATCGAGGATAAGGAGCATGCCAAGGATATTGTGGACCTCCTACGTTATGATGAGGATTCTGCTGGTGGACTTATGGCAAAAGAATTGGTAAAAGTACGTGAGAGCTGGAATGTGCTGACATGCGTTAAGGAAATGCGCGCACAGGCCGAAAATGTTACACGCGTTCATTCTATTTATGTAGTAGATGATGAGGATAAATTAAAAGGTAGATTATCTTTAAAAGACCTGCTAACAACTTCAACAAAAAGTCATATTAGTGATATATACATTCCCAAAGTAGATTCGGTAAATGTAAATGAAGATTCAGAGGAAGTTGCCAAAATCATGTCTAAATATGATCTAGAGGCTATTCCCGTAGTAGATGCGATGGGGCGATTGGTAGGCCGAATAACGATTGACGACATTGTTGATGTTATTAAAGAAGAAGCTGAAAAAGATTACCAGATGGCAGCTGGTATCTCACAAGACGTCGAAGCAGATGATAGTATATGGGATTTAACCCGTGCTCGATTGCCATGGTTGTTCCTAGGTTTGGTAGGTGGCGTTGGGGCTGCGGCTATAATGGGTCGTTTTGAAGAACTGATCAGTCAACATGCTATATTATTCTATTTTACCCCATTAATTGCTGCCATGGCAGGTAATGTAGGTGTACAGTCAAGTGCTATAATAGTGCAGGGTCTTGCCAATGATGATTTAAAAGGAAGTGTAAGCAATCGACTAATAAAAGAAGTCTTATTAGCAGCACTGAATGGTCTAATTTTAGCTGCAGTACTCTTGCTTTTTACATGGGCCTATAAAGGAGATTTTTTAACTGCTCTGGCAATATCAATTTCGTTGATAGTAGTTATAATAGTTGCCGGACTTATTGGAACCTTTATTCCATTATTTCTTGATAAAAGAGGAATAGATCCTGCAATTGCCACTGGGCCATTTATTACAACGAGCAACGACATTTTCGGTATCTTGATTTACTTTTGGATTGCCAAAATGGTATTGGGGATTTAGTACCTGTCCATAAAATTAATTTTCTATGAAACCCATCAACCTTAAAGAAAAACATGCCGAATTCAAAGCACATTGGCACCCACATCAGATTGCTATTGTGGATAATATGCAAGTACTCCTGGCTAAAATCAAAGGAGAATTTGTTTGGCATTCGCACGAAGATGAAGACGAGCTTTTTCAGGTTTTGAAAGGAACCCTGTATATGCAGTTTAGAGAAAAGACAGTTGTTGTTAATGAAGGTGAAATCATAGTTGTTCCCAAGGGTGTGGAACATAATCCCATGACCAAAAATAACGAAGAAGTTCATGTGCTTCTTTTCGAAAAACTAAGCACTTCGCATACGGGAAAAGTGATAGATGAAAAAACCAAGACCGAATACCCGAAAATATAATGTGTTCAAAGGAAAATTACAAGTTAATCCCCCTTATCCAATGAAAGTATTGCATGTAGATACAAACCACCCTTTATTACTAAAGCAATTTGAGGTGCTTGGTTTTAAAAATGATGAAGATTATTCATCATCCAAAGAACAAATAGAACACAGAATAGGCGAATATGACGGAATTACTATACGCAGTAGGTTCACGATTGACAAAGAATTTATCAAAAAGGCCAAAAATCTAAAGTTTATTGGCCGAGTGGGTGCAGGACTTGAGAACATTGACGTCGCCTATGCCAAAAAGAAGAATATATTTTTAGCTGCTGCTCCTGAAGGAAACCGAAATGCCGTGGGCGAACACACGCTGGGTATGTTATTATCCCTATTTAACAATTTGAACAAGGCAAACTTGGAAGTTAGAAATGGTAAATGGGATAGGGAAGGAAACCGAGGAGTTGAACTAGATGGCAAAACCGTGGGTATCATCGGCTATGGGAATATGGGAAAGGCATTTGCCAAAAAATTAAGGGGATTTGATGTAGAAGTCCTGTGTTATGATATTGTTGGTGGCGTTGGTGATGAAAACGCTCGACAGGTTGGTATAATGGAGCTTCAACAAAAAACGGATGTCTTAAGTCTGCATGTTCCCCAGACGCCCGAAACAACTGGTATGATTAACAACAATTTCATTACGGCTTTTCAAAAACCATTCTGGCTATTGAACACTGCTAGGGGTAAATGTGTTGTTACCCAAGATTTAGTAACCAATCTTAAATCTAAGAATATATTGGGCGCAGGTTTAGATGTGCTCGAATATGAAAAAACATCATTTGAAAATATGTTCGATGATAATTCCCTTCCAGAGGCGTTCAAATATTTGACCAAATCAGAAAATGTATTGTTCACACCGCACGTAGCAGGTTGGACTGTTGAAAGCAAAGAAAAGCTTGCACAAACCATTGTTGATAAAATCAAAGAAAGATTTTGTTAACTTTAAGCAGTACGCTAAAATTTCTTTGACCATGCAATCTAATGCAACATCACCCCAACAATACATCAAGGAACTTCCAGAAGACCGTAAAAAGGTCATTACAAAGATAAGGCAGACTATTCTTAACAATTTACCCAAGGGTTTTGAGGAACAGATGAGTTACGGCATGTTGGGTTTTGTTGTACCACATAGTATTTATCCAGATGGTTACCATTGTAACCCAGACCTACCACTACCCTTTATGAATCTTGCTTCGCAAAAGCACTTTGTTTCTCTTTATCATTCCGGGATCTATGCAAGTGCTGAATTAATGAACTGGTTTGTAGATGAATACCCTAAACGTGTAAAAACAAAATTAGACATGGGCAAGAGTTGCGTGCGGTTCAAAAACATGAATAACATTCCGTATGAGCTTATTGGCGAGCTATGTTCTAAAATGAATGTTGAGGATTGGATAGCCCTATATGAGAAAAACATCAAAAAAGCATAGACCTTATGAAGAATAGAGTAACAGGCTTAGGAGGGTTTTTCTTTAAGACCAAGAATCCCAACGAGGTAAAGGAATGGTACAAAAACCATTTAGGATTGAACACGAATCAATACGGCTGTACATTCTGGTGGAAAGACAAAGAAGGGAATGATTGTTCTACACAATGGAGTCCCATGAATGAGGACACCAAATACTTTGACCCCAGTGAAAAACAATTCATGATGAATTTTAGGGTTGAAAACCTTGTGGAATTGCTCAAAGTGCTAAAGGAGGAAGGTGTTACTGTAGTTGGTGAGATTGAGGAATATGAGTATGGCAAATTTGGTTGGATTTTAGATCCTGAAGGCAATAAATTGGAGCTATGGGAACCAATTGACCAAGCCTTCCTTTGATGTTAAAATATTTACTACATTTAACATTCGTATTAACCACCAAAAATCAAATAAAATGTCAGAAGAAAATAAAGATTTAGGAGATAAGGCAGAAGATGCATTGGATAGTGCAAAGGAAACTGCAAAGGATTTAGGCGAAAAAGCCAGTGAAAAATTCGATGACGCAAAAGAAGCAACCAAAGAATTTGCTGAGGACGCTAAAGAAAAGGCAAGTGATTTTGCCGATGATGCAAAAGAAACCGCAAAAGAATTCACCGAAAGTGCCAAAGAAGCCTTTGGTGGTGCCGGTGGTGATAATAAAAAAATGTTGGCAGGGATCTTAGCTATTGTTCTCGGTGCGTTAGGAGTACATAAATTTATATTGGGCTATACCAAAGAAGGAATAATCATGCTCGCCGTAACCCTAGTGCTAGGTTTTTTTACCTGTGGTATCGGTGCATCATTAATGGGTCTTTTAGGTCTAGTAGAAGGCATATTGTATTTAACCAAATCTGACGAGGAGTTCTACAACACTTATCAGGTTGGTCAAAAACCTTGGTTCTAACCAATAATTAGCCAGATTTTTATGTCTGGCTTTTTTTATTTGTTTTATTATCGTAATATTGCAATATATAGATACGTAATGGGGATAACCAAAACACAGATTTTCGATAAAAAACAGAACGAGCTGGCAATCATTTTCAAAGCTTTGGCCAATCCGGCCAGGATAGCCATTCTCCAATACATAAGCACCCGAAGCGAATGTATATGCAATGATATTGTAGAGGAAATTGGTTTGGCACAACCCACGATTTCCCAGCATTTGAAAGAACTCAAAAGTATTAACCTTATAGAAGGCGAAATCAGTGGTAAAAAAGTCTGCTATTGTATTAATCTTAAAAAATGGAAGGAAATTCAAGACCTTTTGAACTCCTTTTTTGATAAAACTAAATTTAATTGTTGTTAAATATTCAATATTATGAAAACAAAAGAATTCTTATCACTGTTAAAAGAGAACAGTAACAAAAGCCTCCTCTTCGAATATAAAACAGGCCAATTAGTTGGTGCCAATTACCATATTACTGAAGTAAAGAACCTTACGGTGGATGCCGTAGACTGCGGAGCCAATACAGATTTCTGGAAAGAGACCATAATCCAACTTTGGGAGAGCCCAAAGGAAAAAGATAAAAGGGATTATAT contains:
- a CDS encoding HTTM domain-containing protein, giving the protein MLNRLLFTRIDNSQLLIFRIFFGILIALECYGAIVTGWVKDTLIDPHFTFTFIGFEWLQPLPGYGMYYYFFVMGTLGIFVALGYKYRLSVISFTILWAIVYLMQKSSYNNHYYLLALISFLMCFFPANTGYSIDARHNPSARKNTMLSYIKWIVILQLFLVYSYASVAKLYGDWLDFRIIEFLMKDKVNYPIIGELLQENWVHKTIATTGIAFDALIVPALLWKPTRKAAFLVSIFFHLFNSIVFQIGIFPYLALAFTVFFFEADTIRNIFFKKKNAVTKPYVKAPSNKKLLLYASGLYFCVQLLLPIRHHFIEDKVLWTEEGHRLSWRMMLRSRTGKIQFKVVKNITGESQIVKLEDHLSKKQMRKIGAYPDFIWQFAQYLRNEHNTNGDEVSVYALNSKVSINGKPYKSFIDPKVDLASEKWSHFGHHNWILPSDKTK
- a CDS encoding VOC family protein: MVFEHFALNVNDIHFVVKWYIDNLGLVVVDQQEKPPFMTFLADSSERVVLELYHRPDELISNFKAQHPLTFHVAFVSEKAEEDKCRLLDKGASFVEEVVKNDGSLLVMLRDPWGMPLQLCQRAVAF
- the serS gene encoding serine--tRNA ligase produces the protein MLQLQAIRENRDRLEIALKKRNIDATQIFENVVQLDEKRRATQSELDNTLAESNRLSKEIGELFKSGRAQDANVLKEKTSGLKEESKRLGEELNTTAEELQNLLYQIPNIPHDLVPAGNSENDNEEIFKEGTVPTLSAEAIPHWELAKKYDIIDFELGVKITGAGFPVYKGKGARLQRALIAYFLDKNTEAGYTEMQVPLLVNEASGYGTGQLPDKEGQMYHVGADDLYLIPTAEVPVTNIFRDVILNESDFPICYTGYTPCFRREAGSYGAHVRGLNRLHQFDKVEIVRVEHPSKSYEALDGMVEHVKTILRELKLPYRILRLCGGDLGFTAALTYDFEVFSTAQDRWLEISSVSNFEAYQANRLKLRFKDENGKNNLAHTLNGSSLALPRVLAGILENYQTPEGIKIPEVLVPYCGFDIIN
- a CDS encoding tetratricopeptide repeat protein, which produces MSLVIFVLFFSQIVLSQDDFLAKQYFNDGDFEKAVVFFEKLVETNPRRTDYIEGLIACYQQLERYKEAEDYLIQKINESNFYPIFLVELGHNHSLQNQTEKASEYYEKALTKIDENPNFGYSIAFRFQKYSLLKYALKAYSRAMELNPKLDFNYQLARIYGEQGDVDKMYGSYLNLLVNGKTSKSNVLRSIDDFISSDPENENNIILKKLLLQNAQQNPDVLWNDLLSWLFVQQKQYNSAFRQEKAIFRRMQGGSIQRLISLGNLALDDSEKEIARAIYGYVSEKSADEVTRLNAQLSLIDIQLMDAKEKTLVEVEKRYKALVETHGYKNQTLQLQIAYANFLTFRRDTPQPAIDILKNCLELPLNARGNAYIKLALGDILVYDKKFNQALIYFSQIQKKLKNDVLGQNARFKVAQTSFYKGDFDWSLTQLKVLRGSTSQLIANDAMQLSLLISDNSLEDSTQTALKKYARADLLAYQNKTKEAITALDDILQNHKGEKIEDEALLKQGELLVSIKDYDAAKFNYQKIIEFYTSDILADDAYFALGELYRNVLNEPEKAKEHYEKIIYNYQDSYYFPQARKNFRLLRGDSIN
- a CDS encoding DUF4286 family protein, with the protein product MYIYNVTTNIEESAHDQWLKWMNETHIPDVLATGKFLSAKMCKVLVEEDMGGVTYSVQFTTVDKETLLAYYKEDAPKLRNDAQQLFSNKFVSFRTELEVISEH
- the rsmA gene encoding 16S rRNA (adenine(1518)-N(6)/adenine(1519)-N(6))-dimethyltransferase RsmA; the protein is MGKRKKKSSGSYKKNKKHYSEKGPVKAKKHLGQHFLKDESIAKQIAETLSFVGYKNVIEIGPGTGVLTKYLLQNEIDLVAMDLDSESIVYLNNNFALEHPEILGKKSSLKVVEADFLKYNLGLLFDSEPFAITGNFPYNISTQIVFKMLELKAQVPEFSGMFQKEVAERICASEGNKTYGILSVLTQAFYNADYLFTVEPEVFDPPPKVHSGVMRLVRKDDFELGCDERLFFRVVKTAFNQRRKTLRNSLKSFDLSNILKEDAIFDQRPEQLTVSEFIELAKKIADDTI
- the mgtE gene encoding magnesium transporter, producing the protein MTPFKLTDELLEEIKQLIEDQQNAKLETLLEEVHYADIAEIVDELNEEESIYLIKLLDSDKTSDVLTELDEDVREVILNNLSVKEIAEELEELDTDDAADIVGELPDEIVQEVISEIEDKEHAKDIVDLLRYDEDSAGGLMAKELVKVRESWNVLTCVKEMRAQAENVTRVHSIYVVDDEDKLKGRLSLKDLLTTSTKSHISDIYIPKVDSVNVNEDSEEVAKIMSKYDLEAIPVVDAMGRLVGRITIDDIVDVIKEEAEKDYQMAAGISQDVEADDSIWDLTRARLPWLFLGLVGGVGAAAIMGRFEELISQHAILFYFTPLIAAMAGNVGVQSSAIIVQGLANDDLKGSVSNRLIKEVLLAALNGLILAAVLLLFTWAYKGDFLTALAISISLIVVIIVAGLIGTFIPLFLDKRGIDPAIATGPFITTSNDIFGILIYFWIAKMVLGI
- a CDS encoding cupin domain-containing protein, with protein sequence MKPINLKEKHAEFKAHWHPHQIAIVDNMQVLLAKIKGEFVWHSHEDEDELFQVLKGTLYMQFREKTVVVNEGEIIVVPKGVEHNPMTKNNEEVHVLLFEKLSTSHTGKVIDEKTKTEYPKI
- a CDS encoding 2-hydroxyacid dehydrogenase — its product is MKVLHVDTNHPLLLKQFEVLGFKNDEDYSSSKEQIEHRIGEYDGITIRSRFTIDKEFIKKAKNLKFIGRVGAGLENIDVAYAKKKNIFLAAAPEGNRNAVGEHTLGMLLSLFNNLNKANLEVRNGKWDREGNRGVELDGKTVGIIGYGNMGKAFAKKLRGFDVEVLCYDIVGGVGDENARQVGIMELQQKTDVLSLHVPQTPETTGMINNNFITAFQKPFWLLNTARGKCVVTQDLVTNLKSKNILGAGLDVLEYEKTSFENMFDDNSLPEAFKYLTKSENVLFTPHVAGWTVESKEKLAQTIVDKIKERFC
- a CDS encoding DUF1801 domain-containing protein, which translates into the protein MQSNATSPQQYIKELPEDRKKVITKIRQTILNNLPKGFEEQMSYGMLGFVVPHSIYPDGYHCNPDLPLPFMNLASQKHFVSLYHSGIYASAELMNWFVDEYPKRVKTKLDMGKSCVRFKNMNNIPYELIGELCSKMNVEDWIALYEKNIKKA
- a CDS encoding VOC family protein; the encoded protein is MKNRVTGLGGFFFKTKNPNEVKEWYKNHLGLNTNQYGCTFWWKDKEGNDCSTQWSPMNEDTKYFDPSEKQFMMNFRVENLVELLKVLKEEGVTVVGEIEEYEYGKFGWILDPEGNKLELWEPIDQAFL
- a CDS encoding TM2 domain-containing protein, translated to MSEENKDLGDKAEDALDSAKETAKDLGEKASEKFDDAKEATKEFAEDAKEKASDFADDAKETAKEFTESAKEAFGGAGGDNKKMLAGILAIVLGALGVHKFILGYTKEGIIMLAVTLVLGFFTCGIGASLMGLLGLVEGILYLTKSDEEFYNTYQVGQKPWF
- a CDS encoding ArsR/SmtB family transcription factor, whose protein sequence is MGITKTQIFDKKQNELAIIFKALANPARIAILQYISTRSECICNDIVEEIGLAQPTISQHLKELKSINLIEGEISGKKVCYCINLKKWKEIQDLLNSFFDKTKFNCC